The DNA region GTAATAAAAACAATTTCGATATTCCTGGCTTGAATTAGCTGCAGTAACTGCGTAGAAAAATGTAAACCGGCAGTTGGCGCTGCTACTGCCCCAGGATTTTTACTGTATACAGTTTGATATCTAATATTATCCTCTACTAAATTTTCTTCTCTTTTAATATAAGGAGGCAGGGGCAGGTGCCCATACTGCTCAAGAAATTCAAAAACCGAAATATTAAGCAATTCAAATTTAACCTCAACCTGTCCTAGCCCAAGTTTATGAAGGATAGTAATTTTATTACCGCTAAAATCAAATTGATCTCCTTCCTGAAGCTTTTTTGCGGGCTTAGCAAAACCATGCCATTTATTATCTCCTATTTGCTTATTTAAATATAATTCTATCTTTTTTCCATCATTATTCAGTAGTAACTTAGCCTTGATAACTTTACTATCATTAAATACTATTACATCGCCAGGCATTAAATAATCTATTATATTGTAAAATTTGTCCTGCGCTAAATGAGTATTTGGCTTAGCTATTAGCAAATTAGAGTGGTCTCGTTTTGCCTCTGGCGCTTGAGCTATTAAAGCATGAGGCAAAGAAAAATCAAAGTCTAATAATTTCATGCAACTGCAGTTCCTTTTATAAAGAGTAATTATTGTTTATTTTTGAAAAAATAATTATAACATGAAGATTAGAACATTTATATTAATTATTACTGTCCGGTTTATTTGTCGCCGCCTCAATATTTTTCGCTGATAACAATGAGCCAAAAGGTAGACGAAAAAGGATTAATAGTGTAGAAATAGCAGTATACTCTTGTACGCATCTGAATCTGAATTTGTGCGCATCTAAAATGTAAACGTATATGTTACTCCCGCGCGTTTACCGCTGCCAAATAAAATGAGGGGCCTGGCAGAACAAAAGAGTATAATATTTAGTAATTAAATTATGGATATAGAAATGATAATAAACGCTGCAATATTGATGGTTATGTTGCCGTTAATTTCTAGTATTATCAACGGTGTGTTTGGCAGATATATTAATAAAAAATACGCTACTTTAATTTCGAGTAGTGCGATAACTCTAGCGGCCCTACTATCTATCTTAATATTTTACCATGCCGGAATAAATAATAGAATTATTCATGTTATTCTAGCAAAATGGTTAATAATTTCTGAGTTAAAAATATATTGGGCTATTTATATTGATCCCCTGACCGCTATTATGTTTTTAGTAGTTACTTGGGTTTCGGCAGTAGTGCATATTTATTCTTTGGGTTATATGAAAGAGGATGAAGGATTGGTGAGGTTTCTATCTTTTCTTTCGTTATTTACCTTTTTTATGCTCATTTTAGTATCGGCAGATAATTTCCTACAACTATTTTTTGGCTGGGAAGGGGTTGGGCTATGCTCATATTTATTAATAGGTTTTTGGTATAAAAAAGAGTCTGCCAATAAGGCAGCAATTAAGGCTTTTATAGTCAACAGGGTAGGGGATTTTGCTTTTATCTTGGGTATCATCACTATTATTATTTATTTTGGCTCCTTAGAGTTTGCCACTGTTTTTATGAAAGCAGATTCTTTGGCAAATACTCCGTTTATTAGTCCTAAATTTATTAGTATGTTAGGCTTTAAACCTCTAGTCATTGATGTAATATGCTTCCTATTATTCTTAGGATGTATGGGAAAATCTGCTCAAATTGGTTTCCATATATGGCTGCCTTCAGCTATGGAGGGTCCAACCCCGGTTTCCGCTCTTATTCATGCTGCCACTATGGTAACAGCCGGGGTATTTTTAATAGCTCGCTGTTCTTATTTATTTGAGTATAGCATCGCAATACGGCAATTTATTGCTATTATTGGAGGGATTACCTGTTTATTTGCTGCAACTATTGCCATAATGCAGCAGGATATAAAAAAAATTATTGCTTATTCCACCTGTAGTCAACTAGGATATATGTTTTTGGCGTGCGGGGTATCTGCTTATAATGCAGGCGTATTTCATCTGGTAACACATGCTTTTTTCAAAGCTTTATTATTTTTATCAGCGGGCAATGTGATTCATGCTTGTCATGAGCAGGATATTTTTAAAATGGGTGATTTAAAAGGTAAAATGCCCCTTACTTATTGTAATTTTTTAATAGGATCTTTTGCTCTTATAGGTATTTATCCCCTAGCGGGATTTTATTCGAAAGATGCTATTTTAGAATTAGCTTATAGTAGTGGCAGGATAGGGCTAGTAGTTTTTGCTATGGGAATTGTTGCCACTATATTAACTAGTATTTATTCTATGAAAATTATTTTATTAGTATTTCATGGTAAAACCAGATTGAGTATAGAGGATTACCATAAGGTGCATGAGGCACCAAATATTATGAACTTACCTCTTATTCTTTTAATAGGAGGAAGTTTTTGTTCTGGAATGATCGGGTATTATATCTTGTCTCTAGATAAACCAAATGGGTATTTTAGGAACAGCATATTTAATGTCCATATTTATCAAAAATTAGTATATCATCCTCCTCTATTGATCAAATTATTGCCACTTATTGTGGGGATAATAGGAATTATTTTAGGGGTCTACTTATATACTAACCTTAAACATACCGTAAAACATGGCTTTTTTAGAAAGTTATTATTCAAGCAATATTATTTTGAAGAAGTTTATCAGATTATTTTCATAAGACCATTATCAAGGCTTAGTAAACTATTCAACATTATTGATCAAAAATTTATTGATAGGCTAGGGCCAAATGGCCTAGCTAAACTAACCAACTATTTTAGTGTAATAGTGAGTAGATCCCAAACGGGTTATATATTTGATTATACCCTATATATGACTTCATTTATTATAGTTGGGATTACTCTCTATATACTCCTCTGATATGAATTTGCATGGATTGTTATTCGGCGCTCTCCTAGATTTACTTCAGCTTCGCTCCTCAGCCTAGCCGCAAAATCATCGGAAGAGGAGTATACTCTAGGAACTTCAAGAATTGGCGTCGTCTTGCCCTAAAGATCGAGGATGCTCACGTACTTTATAGTACGCTGCGCTGCTCGACTTTGCCACTCCTCGCTCTTCTTGAAGTTGATTCTATCGTCTACCAACTCTTCAGGTACGAGCAGTATATATACTGCTTTATTTATAAAATTAATTTGAAAATATGCAAAATTGTTTTTAGGATTTTAAAATGTTAGAACTACCTATTTTATCAATAAGTATTTGTCTGCCATTATTAAGTGGTTTATATATTCTATTATTTATAGGGCAAAGCAAGTCCTCTAATAAGCAAGTTTATGCCATCTACGTGGCAGTCTTAAGCTCTTTTCTTACTTTATTATCAACGATTTATTTATTAGTACAATTTGATAACAGCTCTTATAATTATCAATTTATTGAGCAATATAGTTGGATTAAGGCAATAGGGCTAGAATTCCATGTGGGAGTTGATGGTATTTCAGTATTTTTTATTGTTTTAACATCTTTTTTGACCTTTATTTGTATAATAGCTAGTATATTGACTATACAAAAATATATTAAAGAGTTTTTACTGTGCTTTTTATTAATAGAAGCTTTTTGTATTGGGGCTTTTGCTTCCATGAATTTGTTATTATTTTACTTATTCTTTGAAATTATTCTAGTCCCTATGTATATCATTATAGGGATTTGGGGGGGAGAGAATAGAATTTATGCTGCCTTAAAGTTTTTTCTTTATACATTTTTTGGTTCAGTATTTTTCTTGCTTTCATTAATGTATATTTATAGTCAATTACATAGTTTTAATATCGTGACTCTGAACGTTTTAGTTCCCTTATTGCCCTTATCAATACAGAAAATATTATGGTTAGCCATTTTTGTGGCTTTTGCGATCAAAGTTCCAATGCTCCCATTTCATACATGGCTTCCTGATGCGCATGTGCAAGCTCCAACTGCGGGTTCGGTTATTTTAGCTGGTATATTACTAAAACTCGGCGCCTATGGTTTTTTACGGGTATTATTACCAATGTTTCCAGTTATATCTCAAGAATTTGCCTTTTATGTATTAGTGCTCAGTGTATTTGCAGTAATATATAGTTCACTTGTGGCCCTGGCGCAAAAGGATATGAAAAAGATGATAGCTTATTCATCAATAGCCCATATGGGTTATGTCACTGGAGGAATTTTTAGCCTAACAGAAGAAGGAATTAAAGGAGCAATATTTCAAATGCTTAGCCATGGGATAGTAGCTTCTTCGCTATTTTTAATAGTCGGTACTTTATATGATAGACTACATACTAAGGAAATATCGCAATATGGGGGAGTAGCCGATAGGATGCCTGTGCTAGCAGTATTTTTTATGATTTCTATGCTGGCCTCCATAGGATTACCAGGAACTAGTGGTTTTATAGGGGAATTTTTATCTATAGTCGGTATTTATAAATTTAATATGGTTATAGGGGGCGTTATAGCAATCGGTATTGTGTTAGGAGCAATTTATATGCTTAAATTATATAAAGAGGTGATGTTAGGGCCAACAAATAATGAACTGGTAAACAAAATGGAAGACTTAACTTACTATGAAATATTAACTATTGCTCCTCTGTGTACTATCATTATTTATCTAGGGCTTTATCCAACTATAATTATGAATATGCTGCATATTTCTGTGGATAAAATTTTATTACAATATATTTCTTATGGTTATTAGGTTCTGTAAAGGAAATTTTTATAGCTTGATTTATGCGTATTTTATCTGCAAAATGGTCTACCAACTCTTCAGGTACGAGCAGTATACAGGTAGGCTTAATAAAATTTTGAGCATTAATTTCCTTTTTAAATTTTAATCAATTTTTAGTATTTTAAATCTCTACCCTGTCAGTTTGATGTTTATTGCTTGTAATAGTAAGGCAACTATTGTAAAACCATAGATATAGGTCTAAAGAGGAACGAAAAATGGGAAGGAAATCCAATACTAATAACACCGCTGCAAGGGAAACCGAAATGGAAAGAGAAAAACGTTTAGATCGGGAAGAGTCAGCTAAAAAACTAAAAGCAATCATATTTGTTGTGGTGCCTCTTTTAATCGCATTTTTAGTATTCAGCTACTTTTTTCTTAACTCCATAGAAGAAAAGAGTAAAATGTTAGAAACGCAAACAAGTGGGGGAAGTGGTACAGAAGGGTCACAAGATAAATAAACTACTTCTATTATAAATTTACGACTGAGTGAGTCAAGATTATAGTAGAGAATAAAACGGCATTGCCGATAAATAGTTGATGCCTGAGCATTGTCATTGCGAAAAGGCCAGAAGGCTTATGAAGCAATCTCGAAAAATCCTGCAAACAAACCAATGTTTCCTGGATTACCGCGCTACGCTCGCTTAGCTCATAACGTTTACGGTATCCAAGCACAATCTTTGATCGCCATCAACTATTTATCGGCAATGCCAATAAAATAGGAGGTGAATTTATATATGAGCCAATATGAGCAAGCCATTGATGTCTCATGGCATCAAGGGGATATTGACTGGGAGAAAGTAAAAAATGCGGGCATTAAGCATGTGATGATTAAGGCGACCGAAGGGTTTACTATCCAAGATCATAAGTTTTTATATAACTGGGCAAAAGCTCAAGAAAACGGCATCCACCCTAAAGCTTACCATTATTTTAAAGCACTCTCAAGCACTCCTACCGAGCAAGGAGTAAATATTAGCAAGGTCTTAGGGCAGTGCGGCTTTAATAACGATAAAGACATATTAGCCATTGATATAGAAGAGGGAGGCAATCAGCGCGCCACCGCTATGCAAATAGCGCATAATCTTTATGAGTTAATAGTAGATCTAGAAAGCAAGCAAATTAGAAATATATACATTTATTGTAGTAATAATTATTGGGAAAATCATGTCAATTGGCAGGCTTATGATTTTAGTAAATATCCCTTGTGGATAGCCTCCTGGCACGACCCCAATGACCTTCCTCTCTCCCCCCAAATTCCCACTACCTGGCAAAATAAAGGCTGGGCTTTTTGGCAATATTCTGACCATGGTAAAATTGATGGAATTGACGGTTATGTCGATTTAGATTTTATAAAAAGTTGAAATATTATTATATGTTTTTTATTGCTTATGCTACGCTAAATTCCTAAGGGATTTGCAAGGTAAATAATAACTTATAGAGAGAAAGATATTATGGGAAATGAAGAAGATATTAAACGCATATTAGAATTAATGCGTACTACGCCACTAGTAGAACTAGAGGAGCAATGGTCTCAGTTTTCACGACAGGTTGACTTCTCCACAATGCATGAGGAAGAATTAGTCAATACAGTTAAGGGAAGCGGTATAAATCTTGATATGATTAGTACCGATAGACAGACGTTTTTATTATGGTCAATACGCGCGGCAGTACGCACAGGGCAGGAGAGGCTGACTAGAATATTATTGAAAGCTGGGGCTAATCCCAATCTCTCTATAGATAACAAGTGGATATTAAGTAGCTCAATAGAGTATATAGAGGATATGCGCCACTTGATAAGCCCGGTTGCTCAAGATAGGGCATTTAAAAAAATAGTGGAGTTGTTGATTGAACATAATGCGG from Candidatus Tisiphia endosymbiont of Beris chalybata includes:
- the queA gene encoding tRNA preQ1(34) S-adenosylmethionine ribosyltransferase-isomerase QueA — translated: MKLLDFDFSLPHALIAQAPEAKRDHSNLLIAKPNTHLAQDKFYNIIDYLMPGDVIVFNDSKVIKAKLLLNNDGKKIELYLNKQIGDNKWHGFAKPAKKLQEGDQFDFSGNKITILHKLGLGQVEVKFELLNISVFEFLEQYGHLPLPPYIKREENLVEDNIRYQTVYSKNPGAVAAPTAGLHFSTQLLQLIQARNIEIVFITLHVGAGTFLPIKTENIEQHKMHREYYHIDSITANIINKAKKENRRVIAVGTTSLRALESAAINNQVQEGGVETEIFIKPGFKFQMVDLLLTNFHLPKSTLFILVCAFVGYQEAVKIYKYAIENKMRFFSYGDASLLYLKK
- the nuoL gene encoding NADH-quinone oxidoreductase subunit L, giving the protein MIINAAILMVMLPLISSIINGVFGRYINKKYATLISSSAITLAALLSILIFYHAGINNRIIHVILAKWLIISELKIYWAIYIDPLTAIMFLVVTWVSAVVHIYSLGYMKEDEGLVRFLSFLSLFTFFMLILVSADNFLQLFFGWEGVGLCSYLLIGFWYKKESANKAAIKAFIVNRVGDFAFILGIITIIIYFGSLEFATVFMKADSLANTPFISPKFISMLGFKPLVIDVICFLLFLGCMGKSAQIGFHIWLPSAMEGPTPVSALIHAATMVTAGVFLIARCSYLFEYSIAIRQFIAIIGGITCLFAATIAIMQQDIKKIIAYSTCSQLGYMFLACGVSAYNAGVFHLVTHAFFKALLFLSAGNVIHACHEQDIFKMGDLKGKMPLTYCNFLIGSFALIGIYPLAGFYSKDAILELAYSSGRIGLVVFAMGIVATILTSIYSMKIILLVFHGKTRLSIEDYHKVHEAPNIMNLPLILLIGGSFCSGMIGYYILSLDKPNGYFRNSIFNVHIYQKLVYHPPLLIKLLPLIVGIIGIILGVYLYTNLKHTVKHGFFRKLLFKQYYFEEVYQIIFIRPLSRLSKLFNIIDQKFIDRLGPNGLAKLTNYFSVIVSRSQTGYIFDYTLYMTSFIIVGITLYILL
- a CDS encoding NADH-quinone oxidoreductase subunit M; amino-acid sequence: MLELPILSISICLPLLSGLYILLFIGQSKSSNKQVYAIYVAVLSSFLTLLSTIYLLVQFDNSSYNYQFIEQYSWIKAIGLEFHVGVDGISVFFIVLTSFLTFICIIASILTIQKYIKEFLLCFLLIEAFCIGAFASMNLLLFYLFFEIILVPMYIIIGIWGGENRIYAALKFFLYTFFGSVFFLLSLMYIYSQLHSFNIVTLNVLVPLLPLSIQKILWLAIFVAFAIKVPMLPFHTWLPDAHVQAPTAGSVILAGILLKLGAYGFLRVLLPMFPVISQEFAFYVLVLSVFAVIYSSLVALAQKDMKKMIAYSSIAHMGYVTGGIFSLTEEGIKGAIFQMLSHGIVASSLFLIVGTLYDRLHTKEISQYGGVADRMPVLAVFFMISMLASIGLPGTSGFIGEFLSIVGIYKFNMVIGGVIAIGIVLGAIYMLKLYKEVMLGPTNNELVNKMEDLTYYEILTIAPLCTIIIYLGLYPTIIMNMLHISVDKILLQYISYGY
- a CDS encoding glycoside hydrolase family 25 protein, which gives rise to MSQYEQAIDVSWHQGDIDWEKVKNAGIKHVMIKATEGFTIQDHKFLYNWAKAQENGIHPKAYHYFKALSSTPTEQGVNISKVLGQCGFNNDKDILAIDIEEGGNQRATAMQIAHNLYELIVDLESKQIRNIYIYCSNNYWENHVNWQAYDFSKYPLWIASWHDPNDLPLSPQIPTTWQNKGWAFWQYSDHGKIDGIDGYVDLDFIKS